A single region of the Syngnathoides biaculeatus isolate LvHL_M chromosome 17, ASM1980259v1, whole genome shotgun sequence genome encodes:
- the tmem120b gene encoding transmembrane protein 120B isoform X2 has protein sequence MSIAKFQAEWEEIDEEYQQLQETHKVYKQKLDELTNLQATCSGAIGKQRKRLKELTCGLSKCARECDEKHLQVVADIQSQIKEKENVFFDMEAYLPKKNGLYLNLVLGNVNVTLLSNQAKFAYKDEYEKFKLYMTIILMLGAISCLLVLNYRVTDEIFNFLLVWYYCTLTIRESILMSNGSRIKGWWVSHHYVSTFLSGVMLTWPEGPTYQRFRSQFLAFSIYQSFVQFLQYYYQSGCLYRLRALGERNQLDLTVEGFQSWMWRGLTFLLPFLFFGHFWQLYNSVSLFRLARRDDCKEWQVLTPAPDAARVRIRAAAAGRHRRPLCCSILFSRPLSVVLPPRGSVRRDVSIYLARSLPRENGVTNSPIC, from the exons ATGTCCATAGCCAAGTTCCAAGCGGAGTGGGAGGAAATTGACGAGGAATATCAACAATTgcag GAAACGCACAAAGTGTACAAGCAAAAACTGGACGAGCTGACCAATCTTCAGGCGACGTGCAGCGGCGCCATCGGAAAGCAAAGGAAGCGCCTCAAAGAGCTGACGTGCGGCCTGAGCAA GTGCGCACGAGAGTGCgatgaaaaacatttgcaagTGGTGGCGGACATCCAAAGTCAAATCAAAGAGAAGGAGAACGTCTTCTTCGACATGGAAGCGTACTTGCCAAAGAAAAACGG ATTGTACCTGAACTTGGTCCTGGGCAACGTGAACGTGACGCTCCTCAGCAACCAGGCAAA GTTCGCCTACAAGGACGAGTACGAGAAGTTCAAGCTTTACATGACCATCATCCTCATGTTGGGGGCCATCTCGTGTCTGCTGGTCCTCAACTATCG cgtCACCGATGAAATCTTCAACTTTTTGCTGGTGTGGTACTACTGCACGTTGACCATCAGGGAAAGTATCCTGATGAGCAACGGCTCCAG GATCAAAGGCTGGTGGGTTTCCCACCATTACGTGTCGACTTTTCTGTCGGGCGTCATGCTCACCTG GCCCGAGGGGCCCACGTACCAGAGGTTCCGAAGTCAGTTCTTGGCGTTCTCCATCTACCAGA GTTTCGTGCAGTTCCTCCAGTACTACTACCAAAGCGGCTGCTTGTACAGGCTGCGGGCACTCGGGGAGAGGAATCAGCTGGACCTCACAGTGG AGGGATTTCAGTCGTGGATGTGGAGAGGCCTCACCTTCCTTTtgccttttctcttttttggccAC tttTGGCAGCTGTACAATTCGGTGAGCCTGTTCCGCTTGGCCCGACGCGACGACTGCAAGGAGTGGCAG gtgTTGACGCCTGCTCCCGACGCTGCGAGGGTTCGAATCCGCGCCGCTGCCGCAGGCCGTCACCGACGTCCACTTTGCTGCTCCATCCT TTTTTCTCGTCCGCTCTCGGTGGTTCTGCCCCCTCGCGGTAGCGTCCGCCGGGACGTCTCCATCTACTTGGCGAGATCTCTTCCTCGGGAAAACGGTGTGACAAACTCACCGATTtgctga
- the tmem120b gene encoding transmembrane protein 120B isoform X5 — translation MEAYLPKKNGLYLNLVLGNVNVTLLSNQAKFAYKDEYEKFKLYMTIILMLGAISCLLVLNYRVTDEIFNFLLVWYYCTLTIRESILMSNGSRIKGWWVSHHYVSTFLSGVMLTWPEGPTYQRFRSQFLAFSIYQSFVQFLQYYYQSGCLYRLRALGERNQLDLTVDCFVSVEGFQSWMWRGLTFLLPFLFFGHFWQLYNSVSLFRLARRDDCKEWQVLTPAPDAARVRIRAAAAGRHRRPLCCSILFSRPLSVVLPPRGSVRRDVSIYLARSLPRENGVTNSPIC, via the exons ATGGAAGCGTACTTGCCAAAGAAAAACGG ATTGTACCTGAACTTGGTCCTGGGCAACGTGAACGTGACGCTCCTCAGCAACCAGGCAAA GTTCGCCTACAAGGACGAGTACGAGAAGTTCAAGCTTTACATGACCATCATCCTCATGTTGGGGGCCATCTCGTGTCTGCTGGTCCTCAACTATCG cgtCACCGATGAAATCTTCAACTTTTTGCTGGTGTGGTACTACTGCACGTTGACCATCAGGGAAAGTATCCTGATGAGCAACGGCTCCAG GATCAAAGGCTGGTGGGTTTCCCACCATTACGTGTCGACTTTTCTGTCGGGCGTCATGCTCACCTG GCCCGAGGGGCCCACGTACCAGAGGTTCCGAAGTCAGTTCTTGGCGTTCTCCATCTACCAGA GTTTCGTGCAGTTCCTCCAGTACTACTACCAAAGCGGCTGCTTGTACAGGCTGCGGGCACTCGGGGAGAGGAATCAGCTGGACCTCACAGTGG ATTGTTTTGTGTCCGTAGAGGGATTTCAGTCGTGGATGTGGAGAGGCCTCACCTTCCTTTtgccttttctcttttttggccAC tttTGGCAGCTGTACAATTCGGTGAGCCTGTTCCGCTTGGCCCGACGCGACGACTGCAAGGAGTGGCAG gtgTTGACGCCTGCTCCCGACGCTGCGAGGGTTCGAATCCGCGCCGCTGCCGCAGGCCGTCACCGACGTCCACTTTGCTGCTCCATCCT TTTTTCTCGTCCGCTCTCGGTGGTTCTGCCCCCTCGCGGTAGCGTCCGCCGGGACGTCTCCATCTACTTGGCGAGATCTCTTCCTCGGGAAAACGGTGTGACAAACTCACCGATTtgctga
- the tmem120b gene encoding transmembrane protein 120B isoform X3: MSIAKFQAEWEEIDEEYQQLQETHKVYKQKLDELTNLQATCSGAIGKQRKRLKELTCGLSKCARECDEKHLQVVADIQSQIKEKENVFFDMEAYLPKKNGLYLNLVLGNVNVTLLSNQAKFAYKDEYEKFKLYMTIILMLGAISCLLVLNYRVTDEIFNFLLVWYYCTLTIRESILMSNGSRIKGWWVSHHYVSTFLSGVMLTWPEGPTYQRFRSQFLAFSIYQSFVQFLQYYYQSGCLYRLRALGERNQLDLTVDCFVSVEGFQSWMWRGLTFLLPFLFFGHFWQLYNSVSLFRLARRDDCKEWQVFMLALTFLVLFLGVDACSRRCEGSNPRRCRRPSPTSTLLLHPFFSSALGGSAPSR, translated from the exons ATGTCCATAGCCAAGTTCCAAGCGGAGTGGGAGGAAATTGACGAGGAATATCAACAATTgcag GAAACGCACAAAGTGTACAAGCAAAAACTGGACGAGCTGACCAATCTTCAGGCGACGTGCAGCGGCGCCATCGGAAAGCAAAGGAAGCGCCTCAAAGAGCTGACGTGCGGCCTGAGCAA GTGCGCACGAGAGTGCgatgaaaaacatttgcaagTGGTGGCGGACATCCAAAGTCAAATCAAAGAGAAGGAGAACGTCTTCTTCGACATGGAAGCGTACTTGCCAAAGAAAAACGG ATTGTACCTGAACTTGGTCCTGGGCAACGTGAACGTGACGCTCCTCAGCAACCAGGCAAA GTTCGCCTACAAGGACGAGTACGAGAAGTTCAAGCTTTACATGACCATCATCCTCATGTTGGGGGCCATCTCGTGTCTGCTGGTCCTCAACTATCG cgtCACCGATGAAATCTTCAACTTTTTGCTGGTGTGGTACTACTGCACGTTGACCATCAGGGAAAGTATCCTGATGAGCAACGGCTCCAG GATCAAAGGCTGGTGGGTTTCCCACCATTACGTGTCGACTTTTCTGTCGGGCGTCATGCTCACCTG GCCCGAGGGGCCCACGTACCAGAGGTTCCGAAGTCAGTTCTTGGCGTTCTCCATCTACCAGA GTTTCGTGCAGTTCCTCCAGTACTACTACCAAAGCGGCTGCTTGTACAGGCTGCGGGCACTCGGGGAGAGGAATCAGCTGGACCTCACAGTGG ATTGTTTTGTGTCCGTAGAGGGATTTCAGTCGTGGATGTGGAGAGGCCTCACCTTCCTTTtgccttttctcttttttggccAC tttTGGCAGCTGTACAATTCGGTGAGCCTGTTCCGCTTGGCCCGACGCGACGACTGCAAGGAGTGGCAG GTTTTTATGCTGGCCCTGACGTTCCTGGTCCTGTTCCTGG gtgTTGACGCCTGCTCCCGACGCTGCGAGGGTTCGAATCCGCGCCGCTGCCGCAGGCCGTCACCGACGTCCACTTTGCTGCTCCATCCT TTTTTCTCGTCCGCTCTCGGTGGTTCTGCCCCCTCGCGGTAG
- the tmem120b gene encoding transmembrane protein 120B isoform X1, translating to MSIAKFQAEWEEIDEEYQQLQETHKVYKQKLDELTNLQATCSGAIGKQRKRLKELTCGLSKCARECDEKHLQVVADIQSQIKEKENVFFDMEAYLPKKNGLYLNLVLGNVNVTLLSNQAKFAYKDEYEKFKLYMTIILMLGAISCLLVLNYRVTDEIFNFLLVWYYCTLTIRESILMSNGSRIKGWWVSHHYVSTFLSGVMLTWPEGPTYQRFRSQFLAFSIYQSFVQFLQYYYQSGCLYRLRALGERNQLDLTVDCFVSVEGFQSWMWRGLTFLLPFLFFGHFWQLYNSVSLFRLARRDDCKEWQVLTPAPDAARVRIRAAAAGRHRRPLCCSILFSRPLSVVLPPRGSVRRDVSIYLARSLPRENGVTNSPIC from the exons ATGTCCATAGCCAAGTTCCAAGCGGAGTGGGAGGAAATTGACGAGGAATATCAACAATTgcag GAAACGCACAAAGTGTACAAGCAAAAACTGGACGAGCTGACCAATCTTCAGGCGACGTGCAGCGGCGCCATCGGAAAGCAAAGGAAGCGCCTCAAAGAGCTGACGTGCGGCCTGAGCAA GTGCGCACGAGAGTGCgatgaaaaacatttgcaagTGGTGGCGGACATCCAAAGTCAAATCAAAGAGAAGGAGAACGTCTTCTTCGACATGGAAGCGTACTTGCCAAAGAAAAACGG ATTGTACCTGAACTTGGTCCTGGGCAACGTGAACGTGACGCTCCTCAGCAACCAGGCAAA GTTCGCCTACAAGGACGAGTACGAGAAGTTCAAGCTTTACATGACCATCATCCTCATGTTGGGGGCCATCTCGTGTCTGCTGGTCCTCAACTATCG cgtCACCGATGAAATCTTCAACTTTTTGCTGGTGTGGTACTACTGCACGTTGACCATCAGGGAAAGTATCCTGATGAGCAACGGCTCCAG GATCAAAGGCTGGTGGGTTTCCCACCATTACGTGTCGACTTTTCTGTCGGGCGTCATGCTCACCTG GCCCGAGGGGCCCACGTACCAGAGGTTCCGAAGTCAGTTCTTGGCGTTCTCCATCTACCAGA GTTTCGTGCAGTTCCTCCAGTACTACTACCAAAGCGGCTGCTTGTACAGGCTGCGGGCACTCGGGGAGAGGAATCAGCTGGACCTCACAGTGG ATTGTTTTGTGTCCGTAGAGGGATTTCAGTCGTGGATGTGGAGAGGCCTCACCTTCCTTTtgccttttctcttttttggccAC tttTGGCAGCTGTACAATTCGGTGAGCCTGTTCCGCTTGGCCCGACGCGACGACTGCAAGGAGTGGCAG gtgTTGACGCCTGCTCCCGACGCTGCGAGGGTTCGAATCCGCGCCGCTGCCGCAGGCCGTCACCGACGTCCACTTTGCTGCTCCATCCT TTTTTCTCGTCCGCTCTCGGTGGTTCTGCCCCCTCGCGGTAGCGTCCGCCGGGACGTCTCCATCTACTTGGCGAGATCTCTTCCTCGGGAAAACGGTGTGACAAACTCACCGATTtgctga
- the tmem120b gene encoding transmembrane protein 120B isoform X4, with product MSIAKFQAEWEEIDEEYQQLQETHKVYKQKLDELTNLQATCSGAIGKQRKRLKELTCGLSKCARECDEKHLQVVADIQSQIKEKENVFFDMEAYLPKKNGLYLNLVLGNVNVTLLSNQAKFAYKDEYEKFKLYMTIILMLGAISCLLVLNYRVTDEIFNFLLVWYYCTLTIRESILMSNGSRIKGWWVSHHYVSTFLSGVMLTWPEGPTYQRFRSQFLAFSIYQSFVQFLQYYYQSGCLYRLRALGERNQLDLTVEGFQSWMWRGLTFLLPFLFFGHFWQLYNSVSLFRLARRDDCKEWQVFMLALTFLVLFLGNFLTTLKVVHQKVHNKQETVKKSH from the exons ATGTCCATAGCCAAGTTCCAAGCGGAGTGGGAGGAAATTGACGAGGAATATCAACAATTgcag GAAACGCACAAAGTGTACAAGCAAAAACTGGACGAGCTGACCAATCTTCAGGCGACGTGCAGCGGCGCCATCGGAAAGCAAAGGAAGCGCCTCAAAGAGCTGACGTGCGGCCTGAGCAA GTGCGCACGAGAGTGCgatgaaaaacatttgcaagTGGTGGCGGACATCCAAAGTCAAATCAAAGAGAAGGAGAACGTCTTCTTCGACATGGAAGCGTACTTGCCAAAGAAAAACGG ATTGTACCTGAACTTGGTCCTGGGCAACGTGAACGTGACGCTCCTCAGCAACCAGGCAAA GTTCGCCTACAAGGACGAGTACGAGAAGTTCAAGCTTTACATGACCATCATCCTCATGTTGGGGGCCATCTCGTGTCTGCTGGTCCTCAACTATCG cgtCACCGATGAAATCTTCAACTTTTTGCTGGTGTGGTACTACTGCACGTTGACCATCAGGGAAAGTATCCTGATGAGCAACGGCTCCAG GATCAAAGGCTGGTGGGTTTCCCACCATTACGTGTCGACTTTTCTGTCGGGCGTCATGCTCACCTG GCCCGAGGGGCCCACGTACCAGAGGTTCCGAAGTCAGTTCTTGGCGTTCTCCATCTACCAGA GTTTCGTGCAGTTCCTCCAGTACTACTACCAAAGCGGCTGCTTGTACAGGCTGCGGGCACTCGGGGAGAGGAATCAGCTGGACCTCACAGTGG AGGGATTTCAGTCGTGGATGTGGAGAGGCCTCACCTTCCTTTtgccttttctcttttttggccAC tttTGGCAGCTGTACAATTCGGTGAGCCTGTTCCGCTTGGCCCGACGCGACGACTGCAAGGAGTGGCAG GTTTTTATGCTGGCCCTGACGTTCCTGGTCCTGTTCCTGGGTAACTTCCTGACCACGTTAAAAGTGGTCCACCAGAAGGTCCACAACAAGCAGGAGACTGTGAAAAAAAGCCACTGA
- the orai1b gene encoding calcium release-activated calcium channel protein 1 isoform X2, with protein MVEVQLDNSYPYPPALLIAFSACTTVLVAVHLFALMVSTCILPNIEAVSNVHNINSVGESPHERMHRHIELAWGFSTVLGTLLFLAEVVLLCWVKFLPIKPGEAGNGTLSAGVAAAVTSTSIVVPFGLVFIVFAVHFYRSLVGHKTDRQFQELEELSNLTRLQNQLDNRGESVLHSPSSHFP; from the coding sequence ATGGTGGAGGTGCAGCTGGACAACAGCTACCCGTACCCCCCCGCCCTGCTGATCGCCTTCAGCGCCTGCACCACGGTCCTGGTGGCGGTGCACCTCTTCGCCCTGATGGTCAGCACGTGCATCCTCCCCAACATCGAGGCGGTCAGCAACGTGCACAACATCAACTCGGTGGGCGAGTCGCCCCACGAGCGGATGCACCGCCACATCGAGCTGGCCTGGGGCTTCTCCACCGTCCTGGGGACGCTGCTCTTCCTGGCCGAGGTGGTCCTGCTGTGCTGGGTCAAGTTCTTGCCCATCAAGCCCGGCGAGGCCGGCAACGGCACGCTGTCGGCGGGGGTGGCCGCCGCCGTCACCTCCACGTCCATCGTGGTGCCGTTCGGCCTGGTGTTCATCGTGTTCGCCGTGCACTTCTACCGCTCGCTGGTCGGCCACAAGACGGACCGGCAGTTCCAGGAGCTGGAGGAGCTCTCCAACCTCACCAGGCTGCAGAACCAGCTGGACAACCGGGGAGAGTCCGTTTTGCATTCGCCGAGTTCACATTTCCCTTAG
- the morn3 gene encoding MORN repeat-containing protein 3, whose amino-acid sequence MPFLKAARRNPSRSALLDDKSKKCGRRATVFSVHGDQYAGEWLNNQKHGWGVQVRKQSGTIYNGEWKMGKRDGYGTCSVLLADAKTYAKKYCGEWKNGKKHGHGTYWYNSFSVYEGEWREDRRSGWGRMRFDGGDIYEGEWMKDKEHGLGTRCYANGNRYEGSWRDGDKSGKGKLFYCRGGRLYEGLWVRGEPKCGTLQDFEGDHPAKCPVPQVKLANMEMVLQEARLAHLPS is encoded by the exons ATGCCGTTCCTTAAAGCGGCCCGAAGGAATCCGTCGCGTTCGGCCCTGTTGGACGACAAATCCAAGAAATGCGGAAGACGCGCGACCGTCTTCTCCGTCCACGGCGACCAATACGCGGGGGAGTGGCTCAACAACCAGAAACACG GGTGGGGGGTCCAGGTCCGGAAGCAGTCCGGGACCATCTACAACGGCGAGTGGAAGATGGGGAAAAGGGACGGGTACGGCACCTGCAGCGTCCTTCTGGCCGACGCCAAGACGTACGCGAAGAAGTACTGCGGTGAATGGAAAAACGGGAAGAAGCAC gGTCACGGTACCTATTGGTACAACAGTTTTTCGGTGTACGAAGGCGAATGGCGCGAGGACCGGCGGAGCGGTTGGGGAAGAATGCGCTTCGACGGCGGCGACATCTACGAGGGAGAATGGATGAAGGATAAAGAGCACGGGCTGGGGACCCGTTGCTACG CGAACGGGAACCGCTACGAAGGCTCCTGGAGGGACGGCGACAAGAGCGGGAAGGGAAAACTCTTCTACTGCCGCGGAGGGCGACTCTACGAGGGTCTGTGGGTCCGAGGGGAACCCAAATGCGGCACCCTGCAGGACTTTGAGGGAGACCACCCGGCAAAGTGTCCCGTTCCACAG GTGAAACTCGCAAATATGGAGATGGTCCTACAAGAAGCCCGATTGGCCCACCTTCCTTCTTGA
- the orai1b gene encoding calcium release-activated calcium channel protein 1 isoform X1: MSLDEHSVQALSWRKLYLSRAKLKASSRTSALLSGFAMVAMVEVQLDNSYPYPPALLIAFSACTTVLVAVHLFALMVSTCILPNIEAVSNVHNINSVGESPHERMHRHIELAWGFSTVLGTLLFLAEVVLLCWVKFLPIKPGEAGNGTLSAGVAAAVTSTSIVVPFGLVFIVFAVHFYRSLVGHKTDRQFQELEELSNLTRLQNQLDNRGESVLHSPSSHFP, translated from the exons ATGAGCCTCGACGAGCATTCCGTGCAAGCTCTGTCCTGGAGGAAGCTGTACCTGAGTCGGGCGAAACTGAAAGCCTCCAGCCGGACCTCGGCTCTGCTCTCCGGATTCGCCATG GTGGCCATGGTGGAGGTGCAGCTGGACAACAGCTACCCGTACCCCCCCGCCCTGCTGATCGCCTTCAGCGCCTGCACCACGGTCCTGGTGGCGGTGCACCTCTTCGCCCTGATGGTCAGCACGTGCATCCTCCCCAACATCGAGGCGGTCAGCAACGTGCACAACATCAACTCGGTGGGCGAGTCGCCCCACGAGCGGATGCACCGCCACATCGAGCTGGCCTGGGGCTTCTCCACCGTCCTGGGGACGCTGCTCTTCCTGGCCGAGGTGGTCCTGCTGTGCTGGGTCAAGTTCTTGCCCATCAAGCCCGGCGAGGCCGGCAACGGCACGCTGTCGGCGGGGGTGGCCGCCGCCGTCACCTCCACGTCCATCGTGGTGCCGTTCGGCCTGGTGTTCATCGTGTTCGCCGTGCACTTCTACCGCTCGCTGGTCGGCCACAAGACGGACCGGCAGTTCCAGGAGCTGGAGGAGCTCTCCAACCTCACCAGGCTGCAGAACCAGCTGGACAACCGGGGAGAGTCCGTTTTGCATTCGCCGAGTTCACATTTCCCTTAG